One Natrinema halophilum genomic window carries:
- a CDS encoding hydantoinase/oxoprolinase family protein, with amino-acid sequence MAGDELRADGGDDGLGDGETRIGVDVGGTFTDVALSVDDRLVTAKVPTTDDQHVGVLEGIEKACDRAGVVPGEIDGFAHAMTVSVNALLERDGARTALVTTEGFRDVLEIGRQNRPDLYDLEAEKPDPLVPRDLRFEVDERTTVDGVERPADAEAVRDLATTLRDRDVEAVAVCLLHAYADAENERVVAETLRNELEVPVSTSHEVFAEFREFERTSTTAVDAYLRPAIDRYVGRLVDEAEAADIPTPWIMQANGGIADPATARDRAVTTTLSGPAAGVVGAAATVDDADVAGLVTFDMGGTSSDVSLVRDGRAERTTDAAIDGLPICTPMVDVTTVGAGGGSVAWVDSGGALRVGPRSAGAEPGPACYGRGGAEPTVTDASVALGYVGPETALGGELTLDVDAAHEALERLAAEAGLEGALEAARGVYRVANATMTRTIRSVTVERGHDPREFALVAFGGAGPMHAAALADSLSADRVVVPRPSGVLSAFGLLAADESYDAARTVGVDLDGVDAVDLDAIYDDLVSDVLADASDPDAAYVDRAADCQYAGQSFELTVAVDGEFDAESVAERFREAHERAYGYAMDEAIEVVTLRATATVPGSEPAIHHDGQGDDIVGTREAHFPGIGPRTATVFDRDRLAPGAAVSGPAILEQAESTTVVPPAWAGDVLADGTLVLTQERETKEGQR; translated from the coding sequence ATGGCAGGCGATGAACTGAGAGCCGACGGTGGCGACGACGGACTCGGCGACGGCGAGACCCGAATCGGCGTCGACGTCGGCGGGACGTTTACCGACGTGGCGCTCTCGGTAGACGATCGACTCGTCACCGCGAAGGTACCGACGACCGACGACCAGCACGTCGGCGTGCTCGAGGGAATCGAAAAGGCCTGCGACCGCGCTGGCGTCGTACCGGGCGAAATCGACGGCTTCGCCCACGCGATGACCGTCTCGGTCAACGCCCTCCTCGAGCGCGACGGTGCGAGGACCGCGCTCGTAACGACCGAGGGATTCCGTGACGTCCTCGAAATCGGCCGTCAGAATCGCCCCGATCTGTACGACCTCGAGGCCGAGAAACCCGACCCACTGGTTCCGCGTGACCTGCGATTCGAGGTCGACGAGCGGACGACGGTCGACGGCGTCGAGCGACCCGCCGACGCCGAGGCGGTCCGCGACCTCGCGACGACCCTGCGCGACCGCGACGTCGAGGCCGTGGCGGTCTGCCTGCTGCACGCCTACGCCGATGCCGAAAACGAGCGCGTCGTCGCGGAAACGCTGCGCAACGAACTCGAGGTACCGGTCTCGACCTCTCACGAAGTATTCGCGGAGTTTCGCGAGTTCGAGCGCACGTCGACGACCGCCGTCGACGCCTATCTCCGGCCGGCGATAGACCGTTACGTCGGTCGGTTAGTCGACGAAGCCGAGGCCGCGGACATTCCCACGCCGTGGATCATGCAAGCGAACGGCGGCATCGCCGATCCCGCGACGGCCCGCGACCGCGCGGTAACGACGACGTTGTCGGGGCCGGCGGCGGGCGTCGTCGGAGCGGCGGCGACCGTCGACGACGCCGACGTGGCCGGACTCGTGACGTTCGATATGGGCGGGACCTCGAGCGACGTGAGCCTCGTCCGTGACGGGCGGGCCGAGCGAACGACCGACGCCGCGATCGACGGTCTCCCGATCTGCACACCCATGGTGGACGTAACCACCGTCGGCGCGGGCGGTGGCTCGGTCGCCTGGGTCGATTCCGGCGGCGCGCTCCGAGTGGGCCCGCGCTCGGCAGGTGCGGAACCCGGCCCGGCCTGCTACGGCCGCGGCGGTGCGGAACCGACCGTCACCGACGCATCCGTCGCCCTGGGGTACGTCGGGCCCGAAACCGCACTGGGCGGTGAACTGACGCTCGACGTCGACGCGGCCCACGAGGCGCTCGAGCGACTCGCCGCCGAGGCCGGCCTCGAGGGTGCACTCGAAGCGGCCCGCGGCGTCTACCGCGTCGCGAACGCGACGATGACGCGAACGATCCGCAGCGTCACCGTCGAGCGAGGCCACGATCCCCGTGAATTCGCATTGGTCGCGTTCGGCGGTGCGGGACCGATGCACGCCGCAGCCCTCGCCGATTCCCTCTCCGCGGACCGCGTCGTCGTCCCGCGGCCAAGCGGCGTTCTCTCCGCGTTCGGATTGCTCGCGGCCGACGAAAGCTACGACGCTGCCCGGACCGTCGGGGTCGATCTGGACGGTGTCGACGCCGTCGACCTCGACGCTATCTACGACGACCTCGTGTCGGACGTTCTCGCCGACGCCTCGGACCCGGACGCGGCGTACGTCGACCGAGCGGCGGACTGTCAGTACGCCGGGCAAAGCTTTGAGCTGACCGTGGCCGTGGACGGCGAGTTCGACGCCGAATCGGTCGCTGAGCGGTTTCGGGAAGCTCACGAACGAGCCTACGGCTACGCGATGGACGAAGCGATCGAGGTCGTTACCCTCCGCGCGACGGCGACGGTTCCCGGCTCCGAACCGGCCATTCACCACGATGGACAAGGTGACGATATCGTCGGCACTCGGGAGGCGCACTTCCCCGGCATCGGTCCGCGGACGGCGACCGTCTTCGACCGAGACCGCCTCGCGCCCGGCGCGGCCGTGTCCGGTCCCGCGATCCTCGAGCAAGCCGAGAGCACGACCGTCGTTCCGCCCGCGTGGGCAGGCGATGTCCTCGCGGACGGAACGCTCGTACTGACGCAGGAACGCGAGACGAAAGAGGGCCAGCGATGA
- a CDS encoding DUF58 domain-containing protein, translating into MRPRLTIRGWSVVAVIFVAVAMSWGSGPRALNAVVVPLSVVLLAGLVAVIRTDRPRVDRQSVSDGFIGEQRRIEVDIESQRPVAASVHDTVGDGLSTTDEPIVETTLGTGETVSYDVSLEQRGERQVGPLSIAVRDILGLVERRFEYETTTPVLVYPHIRELGHGSVADLQTLSSVADRHDHEEFDHLREYRNGDPLRDVHWKSAAKRADDTLNVMEYADGDEAGAVTVAAECRAGRSDGDIDRGDEMAAAAASVATYLLELGAPVGIDLPDVAHPPGTGRTHHRELLRRLAVAEPGELPEYTRRDADVLVRTDADGTTILVDDREIPFGRLCGRDENGEESRISRVGPGPDDSTGRDTDSSPEVTA; encoded by the coding sequence ATGAGGCCGAGACTCACGATTCGCGGATGGAGCGTCGTCGCCGTGATATTCGTCGCCGTCGCGATGAGCTGGGGGTCTGGCCCCCGAGCGCTAAACGCAGTCGTCGTGCCACTGTCTGTCGTCCTGTTGGCCGGCCTCGTCGCCGTCATCCGTACCGACCGGCCACGCGTCGACCGTCAGTCCGTCTCCGACGGATTCATCGGGGAGCAGCGACGAATCGAGGTCGATATCGAGAGCCAGCGGCCCGTTGCGGCGTCCGTTCACGATACAGTCGGCGACGGACTTTCGACCACCGACGAACCGATCGTGGAAACGACCCTCGGGACCGGCGAGACGGTTTCGTACGACGTGAGCCTCGAGCAACGGGGCGAGCGGCAAGTCGGCCCGCTATCGATCGCGGTTCGCGACATCCTCGGGCTCGTAGAGCGCCGGTTCGAATACGAGACCACGACCCCAGTCCTCGTCTATCCGCACATCCGTGAACTGGGTCACGGGTCCGTTGCCGACCTGCAGACGCTCTCCAGCGTCGCCGATCGACACGATCACGAGGAATTCGACCACCTTCGTGAGTATCGCAACGGAGATCCGCTGCGTGACGTCCACTGGAAGAGCGCCGCCAAACGCGCAGACGATACCCTGAACGTCATGGAGTACGCCGACGGCGACGAGGCCGGCGCCGTTACGGTCGCAGCCGAGTGTCGCGCGGGTCGGTCCGACGGAGACATCGACCGCGGCGACGAGATGGCCGCAGCTGCTGCCAGCGTCGCGACCTATCTCCTCGAGCTGGGTGCACCGGTCGGAATCGATCTCCCTGACGTGGCGCACCCGCCGGGAACGGGACGAACGCACCACCGCGAGCTGTTGCGGCGGCTGGCAGTCGCCGAGCCCGGCGAACTTCCGGAGTACACGCGGCGAGATGCAGACGTTCTGGTTCGAACTGACGCGGACGGGACGACGATACTCGTCGACGACCGCGAGATACCGTTCGGTCGGCTCTGCGGCCGTGACGAAAACGGCGAGGAGAGTCGAATATCGCGAGTCGGGCCCGGTCCCGACGATAGCACGGGCCGGGACACCGACAGTTCGCCGGAGGTGACCGCATGA
- a CDS encoding AAA family ATPase produces the protein MTNVNPTADTGTDSTVDDDAPSVSTVERLCADIEANVSRVIVGHEDVIEHVVTAILGRGHVLLDDVPGVGKTMLARSIARSVDCTFSRVQFTPDLLPTDVTGVNVFNQKTREFEFQSGPVFGNIVLGDEINRAPPKTQAALLEAMEEGQVTVDGTTRDLPMPFIVIATQNAVEPNRTYDLPFAEVDRFMKKLHLGYPDPDEEAELLGRTVGDHPIESLESVTDRETLVAARETVSTVQVAEPVRKYTTRLAAFTRENAHIGVSPRGTISLLRAAQARAVTDGREYVIPDDVQIEAPVVMSHRIKTTGRERDGTAVVEDALERVPVE, from the coding sequence ATGACTAATGTCAACCCGACAGCGGATACAGGTACCGATTCGACGGTCGATGACGATGCCCCCTCCGTATCGACAGTCGAACGGCTCTGTGCTGACATCGAGGCGAACGTCTCGCGCGTTATCGTCGGCCACGAAGACGTGATCGAACACGTCGTCACCGCCATTCTCGGGCGCGGCCACGTTCTGCTTGACGACGTCCCCGGGGTCGGCAAAACGATGCTCGCACGGTCGATCGCCAGATCCGTCGACTGTACGTTCAGCCGCGTCCAGTTCACGCCGGACCTCCTCCCGACCGACGTCACCGGCGTCAACGTTTTTAACCAGAAGACCCGCGAATTCGAGTTTCAGTCGGGTCCCGTCTTCGGGAATATCGTCCTCGGCGACGAGATAAACCGTGCACCGCCGAAAACCCAGGCGGCGTTGCTCGAAGCCATGGAAGAGGGGCAGGTGACCGTCGACGGAACGACCCGCGACCTCCCGATGCCGTTTATCGTTATCGCGACCCAGAACGCCGTCGAACCGAATCGCACCTACGACTTACCCTTTGCCGAAGTCGACCGCTTCATGAAGAAGCTCCATTTGGGCTATCCCGATCCCGATGAGGAAGCCGAGTTGCTCGGCCGAACGGTCGGCGACCACCCTATCGAATCCCTGGAGTCGGTGACCGACCGCGAGACCCTCGTTGCCGCACGCGAAACCGTGTCGACCGTTCAGGTTGCCGAGCCAGTCCGAAAATATACGACGCGGCTGGCCGCGTTCACCCGCGAGAACGCCCATATCGGCGTTAGCCCTCGAGGGACGATCTCGCTGCTGCGTGCCGCGCAGGCGCGCGCCGTCACCGACGGCCGCGAGTACGTGATCCCGGACGACGTTCAAATCGAGGCACCAGTAGTGATGAGTCACCGAATCAAGACGACTGGTCGCGAACGAGATGGGACGGCAGTCGTCGAGGATGCACTCGAGCGTGTTCCCGTCGAATGA
- a CDS encoding cold-shock protein, translated as MAKGTVAFFNDTGGYGFIETDDADEDVFFHMEDIGGPDLEEGQELEFEIVEAEKGPRATSVERL; from the coding sequence ATGGCGAAAGGTACGGTCGCATTCTTCAACGACACTGGCGGTTACGGATTCATCGAAACCGACGACGCGGACGAGGACGTGTTCTTCCACATGGAGGACATCGGCGGCCCTGATCTGGAGGAGGGTCAGGAACTGGAGTTCGAAATTGTCGAAGCTGAGAAGGGGCCACGGGCGACGAGCGTCGAACGGCTCTAG
- a CDS encoding transglutaminaseTgpA domain-containing protein produces MSTGSATHAGDRTISTGTDDSRDTDGVRWLALGCVLALTASYVNVLYGVTHVVGGTQSLITLVGVALLAATVFARTIRPRTAAALALSAAGFGFAYYLTSAGVDLGVVFTSTGAIVSDTVALLTGLPLLRMVQAGVWTLGFAPAPVFLSWYLALRGRYASSAALGGAALGFLVLTGDAGSLVTLTGTLAAIGAVAFGEFENRGGSIAQADLLIVMFALAIVLSLTVTAVPGEPAGPTHLVQGESGTLEATIDTSPQRSGISGQVALSPEVRFTVESDRRSYWRTGVYDRFTGNEWVRTGQSNPYNGGIDAPPGDYETVEQTFTAETKLGIMPVAPHPVSIDGETAQRATVSTHGQPRPEKPLQKGDSYTVESAIVDAEPSDLRAAGTDYPDAITNHYLQTPEGTSSEFQERTAEITADADTPYETAVAIEDHLESTKEYSLKVSKPDGNVAEGFLLEMDEGYCVYFATTMTQMLREEGVPARYVTGYTSGQQVDDNEYLVRGLDAHAWVEVYFPDHGWVRFDPTPGDSRSEVHIDRLQEARANGNEDVDTEESENVPIPNRNDESPADPGDTESPEPTPTENETTSDRTSPNETDPRDTDSESNDSTDDFRNGTANATGGDESWHDRLVAFARETAAVGLVLAVGLAASARRTGAPARIRRAVGIYWHGFRADPDRDAERAYRRLERLLARRYRPRRRSESPRAYVTAISEAAETDGEEPIDPRTERVLEYHERTVYGGGVTRAEADEAISIVDELARDRLPILGRLR; encoded by the coding sequence ATGAGCACCGGGTCGGCTACCCACGCCGGCGATCGAACGATATCGACCGGTACGGACGACTCCCGTGACACCGATGGCGTCCGCTGGCTCGCACTCGGCTGCGTGCTGGCGCTAACGGCCTCGTACGTGAACGTTCTGTACGGGGTAACGCACGTCGTCGGCGGGACGCAATCGCTGATCACCCTCGTCGGGGTGGCGCTTCTCGCTGCGACGGTATTCGCCCGGACGATCCGTCCGCGAACGGCCGCCGCGCTCGCGCTGTCGGCAGCCGGGTTCGGATTTGCCTACTACCTCACCTCGGCTGGCGTCGATCTGGGCGTCGTCTTCACGTCGACCGGCGCCATCGTCTCCGACACCGTCGCACTCCTGACCGGGTTACCGCTGCTCCGGATGGTTCAAGCGGGCGTGTGGACGCTCGGCTTCGCGCCAGCCCCGGTTTTCCTTTCGTGGTATCTGGCCCTCCGAGGCCGATACGCCTCGAGCGCCGCTCTCGGCGGCGCCGCGCTCGGGTTTCTCGTCTTGACCGGCGACGCCGGATCGTTGGTCACCCTGACCGGTACCCTCGCTGCGATCGGTGCCGTCGCGTTCGGCGAATTCGAGAACCGGGGTGGGTCGATCGCACAGGCGGACCTGCTGATAGTCATGTTCGCACTGGCCATCGTCCTTTCGTTGACCGTGACGGCCGTTCCCGGAGAACCGGCTGGCCCGACCCACCTCGTCCAGGGCGAATCGGGCACGCTCGAGGCGACGATCGATACCTCGCCGCAGCGGTCAGGCATCTCTGGCCAGGTCGCCCTCTCGCCGGAAGTCCGATTTACCGTCGAATCAGACCGTCGATCGTACTGGCGGACGGGTGTCTACGACCGGTTTACCGGCAACGAATGGGTCCGAACGGGTCAGAGCAACCCGTACAACGGGGGGATCGACGCCCCGCCCGGCGACTACGAGACGGTCGAACAGACCTTCACCGCCGAAACGAAACTGGGAATCATGCCCGTCGCGCCACATCCGGTCTCCATCGACGGCGAGACCGCACAACGGGCGACCGTCTCCACACACGGCCAGCCGCGGCCCGAGAAGCCACTCCAAAAAGGTGACAGCTATACCGTCGAAAGCGCGATCGTCGACGCCGAACCGAGCGATCTTCGTGCCGCGGGGACGGACTATCCTGACGCGATCACCAATCACTACCTCCAGACCCCCGAAGGGACCTCAAGCGAGTTCCAGGAACGTACTGCCGAAATCACGGCGGATGCTGATACTCCGTACGAGACGGCGGTCGCAATCGAAGACCATCTCGAGTCCACCAAGGAGTACTCTCTCAAAGTATCCAAACCCGACGGAAACGTGGCCGAGGGATTCTTACTCGAGATGGACGAGGGATACTGCGTCTACTTCGCAACGACGATGACCCAGATGCTCCGTGAAGAGGGCGTCCCGGCCCGCTACGTTACAGGGTATACGAGCGGCCAGCAGGTCGACGATAACGAATACCTCGTCCGGGGACTCGACGCTCACGCCTGGGTCGAAGTCTACTTCCCGGACCACGGCTGGGTCCGGTTCGATCCAACACCGGGTGACAGCCGCTCCGAAGTCCACATCGATCGTCTCCAGGAGGCCCGTGCGAACGGAAACGAGGACGTTGATACCGAAGAGAGCGAGAACGTCCCCATCCCCAACAGGAACGACGAATCGCCCGCCGATCCCGGCGATACCGAATCACCCGAGCCGACACCCACCGAGAACGAGACGACGTCAGACCGAACGTCCCCCAACGAGACTGATCCACGGGACACGGATTCCGAGTCGAACGACAGCACTGACGATTTCCGCAACGGGACGGCGAACGCTACCGGAGGTGATGAGTCGTGGCACGATCGACTCGTCGCGTTCGCACGCGAGACGGCGGCCGTCGGTCTGGTGCTGGCCGTCGGCCTCGCTGCGAGCGCACGACGAACCGGCGCACCGGCGCGCATCCGTCGCGCAGTCGGCATCTACTGGCACGGATTCCGAGCTGACCCCGACCGCGACGCCGAACGCGCGTATCGGCGACTCGAGCGACTACTGGCGCGACGGTATCGGCCGCGGCGTCGATCCGAGTCACCTCGAGCGTACGTGACGGCTATCTCGGAAGCAGCCGAAACGGACGGTGAAGAGCCGATCGATCCGCGGACCGAGCGAGTGCTCGAATACCACGAACGTACGGTCTACGGCGGTGGGGTCACGAGAGCAGAAGCCGACGAAGCGATTTCGATCGTCGACGAACTCGCTCGAGATCGACTGCCGATTCTCGGTCGCCTCCGATGA
- a CDS encoding DUF7573 domain-containing protein, protein MTDDATLSDFTTATDEETGDESPDSNDVAGMPPVDSNPDSESKIGARDVGFSTYASGEYSCWNCKRTTDRVWRDDGELVCPDCKEW, encoded by the coding sequence GTGACCGACGACGCGACGCTTTCGGACTTCACGACGGCAACCGACGAGGAGACGGGTGACGAGTCACCGGACTCGAACGACGTCGCCGGGATGCCACCCGTCGACTCGAATCCTGATAGCGAATCGAAGATCGGCGCCCGCGACGTTGGATTCTCGACGTACGCGTCCGGCGAATACAGCTGTTGGAACTGTAAACGGACGACCGATCGCGTCTGGCGTGACGACGGCGAACTGGTCTGTCCGGATTGCAAAGAGTGGTGA
- a CDS encoding hydantoinase B/oxoprolinase family protein — translation MTANTDDTDDTDGDRIDPVTLEVLRNQLEGIAEEMGQTLIRGAYSPNIKERRDCSTALFDADGRMIAQAEHIPVHLGAMPAAVEAVRERDPDPGDVFVLNDPFTGGTHLPDVTMVSPLAPGLTGGAESDDDAGAGEGCDDSSDGTDGDRSGREIVAYAVSRAHHADVGGMAPGSMPAGSREIHQEGLRLPPIRLVAGGQLRDDVRSLILANVRNSRERRADLRAQQAANERAEARLAELFDEHGRETVRTGFDAVIEYSRERIEREIAALPDGSYEATDVLEGDGVTDEDIEIAVTVTIDGTQIEVDFSGTAAQLEGNLNAPLAVAKSAVYFVVRCLTDPEIPPNHGCYEPVSISAPEGSLLDPRPPAAVVGGNVETSQRVTDVVFTALATAAPDRVPAQGQGTMNNLTIGARDGSFTYYETIGGGFGARPDRDGMDGVQVGMTNTLNTPIESLETEYPLRVERYALREDSGGRGRFRGGLGLERSVTVESDATVSLLTERRRHAPKGVAGGEDGATGRNLIDGESVPAKTTVDVPEGTTVTVKTPGGGGHGDPNEREE, via the coding sequence ATGACCGCGAACACCGACGATACGGACGATACCGACGGCGACCGCATCGATCCCGTCACCCTCGAGGTACTGCGCAACCAGCTCGAGGGCATCGCCGAGGAAATGGGACAAACCCTGATTCGCGGGGCGTACTCGCCGAACATCAAGGAGCGCCGGGACTGCTCGACGGCGCTGTTCGATGCCGACGGGCGGATGATCGCCCAGGCCGAACACATCCCGGTTCACCTCGGTGCGATGCCGGCGGCAGTCGAGGCCGTCCGCGAGCGCGATCCCGATCCCGGCGACGTGTTCGTCCTCAACGATCCGTTCACCGGCGGGACCCACCTGCCGGACGTGACGATGGTTTCGCCGCTCGCGCCCGGTCTTACCGGGGGCGCCGAGAGCGACGACGATGCCGGCGCCGGCGAGGGGTGCGACGATAGTAGCGACGGAACGGACGGCGACCGAAGCGGCCGCGAAATTGTCGCCTACGCGGTTTCGCGGGCCCATCACGCTGACGTCGGCGGGATGGCTCCCGGCAGTATGCCGGCCGGCTCGCGAGAAATCCATCAGGAAGGCCTTCGGCTTCCGCCGATTCGGCTCGTTGCCGGCGGACAACTCAGGGACGATGTCCGCTCGCTGATCCTCGCAAACGTTCGCAACTCTCGCGAGCGCCGGGCCGATCTCCGCGCACAGCAAGCCGCCAACGAGCGCGCCGAAGCGCGACTCGCCGAACTCTTCGACGAACACGGCCGCGAGACCGTTCGTACCGGGTTCGATGCCGTGATCGAGTACTCTCGCGAGCGCATAGAGCGCGAGATCGCGGCGCTACCCGACGGCAGCTACGAGGCGACCGACGTCCTCGAGGGTGACGGGGTAACCGACGAGGACATCGAAATCGCCGTCACGGTGACGATCGACGGAACACAGATCGAGGTGGACTTCTCGGGGACCGCAGCGCAACTCGAAGGGAACTTGAACGCCCCACTCGCGGTCGCAAAGAGCGCGGTCTACTTCGTCGTTCGCTGTCTCACCGACCCCGAAATCCCGCCGAATCACGGCTGCTACGAACCGGTATCGATCAGCGCTCCCGAGGGATCGCTGCTCGATCCTCGACCGCCCGCGGCGGTCGTCGGCGGCAACGTCGAGACCAGCCAGCGGGTGACCGACGTGGTCTTTACTGCGCTCGCGACGGCCGCACCGGACCGCGTGCCGGCCCAGGGTCAGGGGACGATGAACAACCTGACCATCGGCGCGCGCGACGGCTCGTTTACCTATTACGAGACGATCGGCGGCGGCTTCGGTGCGCGCCCCGACCGCGACGGGATGGACGGCGTCCAGGTCGGGATGACCAACACTCTCAACACGCCGATCGAATCGCTCGAGACCGAGTACCCGCTCCGAGTCGAGCGCTACGCGCTTCGCGAGGACAGTGGCGGCCGGGGCCGGTTCCGCGGCGGGCTGGGCCTCGAGCGCTCGGTGACCGTCGAATCGGACGCGACGGTGTCGCTACTGACCGAGCGCCGTCGCCACGCCCCGAAGGGCGTCGCCGGGGGCGAGGACGGTGCGACCGGCCGGAATCTGATCGACGGCGAGTCGGTCCCCGCCAAGACGACCGTCGACGTGCCGGAAGGGACAACAGTAACCGTTAAAACGCCCGGTGGCGGGGGGCACGGCGATCCGAACGAACGGGAGGAGTAG
- a CDS encoding 5,10-methylenetetrahydromethanopterin reductase: MELTPEHPPERVADLAAVAEKEGFDVAFTSSHYFNRDPFVVLSRIADATDEIRLGPGVVNPYETHPVKLAAQTATIDEVSDGRAVFGVGAGDRSTLSNLGFERERPLRRVLETFDLARDLWTGETVTHEGTFTARDASLNLEPPSGEIPVYVGAQGPHMLRMSAKHADGVLINAAHPRDLEWAAGELEQGVAERPADRGPFETLAFGAVSVAGDEIDAREAARPPVAFIAGGATEQVLERHDIDREAAAAVSDALERGDLTAAFDRVTPAMIDAFCIAGTTETVADRFEAALTHVDGIVVGSPLGPDLEDAIRRASEALARATDQ; this comes from the coding sequence ATCGAACTCACCCCTGAACACCCCCCCGAACGGGTGGCCGATCTCGCCGCGGTCGCGGAGAAGGAGGGCTTCGACGTCGCATTCACGAGCAGCCACTATTTCAACCGGGACCCGTTCGTCGTCCTCTCACGGATTGCCGACGCAACCGACGAAATTCGGCTCGGACCGGGTGTGGTCAACCCCTACGAGACCCATCCGGTGAAACTCGCCGCCCAGACGGCGACGATCGACGAGGTCAGTGACGGCCGAGCCGTTTTCGGCGTCGGCGCCGGCGACCGCTCTACGCTTTCTAACCTCGGGTTCGAACGTGAGCGGCCGCTGCGGCGCGTCCTCGAGACGTTCGACCTCGCACGCGACCTCTGGACGGGCGAAACGGTCACCCACGAGGGAACGTTTACCGCGCGAGACGCGTCGCTGAACCTCGAGCCGCCGTCCGGAGAAATTCCAGTCTACGTCGGCGCACAGGGCCCTCACATGCTTCGGATGAGCGCAAAGCACGCTGACGGCGTGCTCATCAACGCCGCCCATCCGCGAGACCTCGAGTGGGCAGCGGGCGAACTCGAGCAGGGGGTAGCAGAACGGCCGGCGGATCGCGGACCGTTCGAAACGCTCGCGTTCGGAGCCGTCAGTGTTGCCGGCGACGAAATCGACGCGCGCGAAGCCGCTCGACCGCCGGTCGCGTTCATCGCCGGTGGTGCCACAGAGCAGGTCCTCGAACGCCACGATATCGACCGCGAGGCAGCGGCTGCGGTAAGCGACGCGTTAGAGCGCGGAGATCTGACCGCGGCATTCGACCGCGTTACCCCGGCGATGATCGACGCATTCTGTATCGCCGGGACGACCGAAACGGTCGCCGACCGATTCGAGGCGGCGCTGACCCACGTCGACGGTATCGTCGTCGGCTCGCCGCTCGGGCCGGACCTCGAGGACGCGATCAGGCGGGCGAGCGAGGCGCTCGCTCGCGCGACTGATCAGTGA
- a CDS encoding coenzyme F420-0:L-glutamate ligase, whose product MELTGVADLPEIRPGDDIAALVTDRADLEPGDVLTVASTIVSKAEGRTADLEDFPVSGRAQEIADRIAAMVGEEKDPRFAQAVLQESTELLIDAPFLLTETRFGHICVNAGIDRSNVPDHDLLLLPKRPDESAERIRSGLEERGIEDVAVIVTDTSGRPFRYGQRGVALGWAGMPASRDWRGELDRNGHELGVTVQSVVDELAAAANLITGEGAGGTPAVVVRDWAFGDHDGTDELFRSVDDDLVRQALREWRVDE is encoded by the coding sequence ATGGAACTCACAGGCGTGGCGGATCTGCCCGAGATCCGCCCCGGCGACGATATCGCCGCCCTCGTCACGGATCGGGCCGATCTGGAGCCCGGCGACGTACTGACCGTCGCGAGCACTATCGTTTCGAAAGCCGAGGGCCGCACCGCCGACCTCGAGGACTTTCCCGTCAGCGGCCGGGCACAGGAGATCGCCGACCGCATCGCGGCGATGGTCGGCGAGGAGAAAGACCCGCGATTCGCACAGGCCGTCCTCCAGGAGAGTACGGAACTGCTGATCGACGCCCCGTTCCTGTTGACCGAGACGCGCTTCGGCCACATTTGCGTCAACGCCGGGATCGACCGCTCGAACGTGCCGGATCACGACCTGTTGCTCTTGCCGAAGCGACCGGATGAGAGCGCCGAACGAATTCGATCGGGGCTCGAGGAGCGGGGAATCGAGGACGTCGCGGTCATCGTCACGGACACCTCCGGGCGTCCGTTCCGGTACGGACAGCGCGGCGTCGCGCTCGGCTGGGCCGGGATGCCCGCGAGCCGTGACTGGCGGGGCGAACTCGACCGGAACGGCCACGAACTCGGCGTCACCGTCCAGTCGGTCGTCGACGAACTCGCCGCCGCTGCGAACCTCATTACGGGTGAAGGCGCCGGGGGCACGCCGGCAGTCGTCGTCCGCGACTGGGCGTTCGGCGACCACGATGGTACCGACGAACTGTTCCGCTCGGTCGACGACGACCTCGTGCGTCAGGCGCTCCGAGAGTGGAGGGTCGACGAGTGA